AGTCAGCTGCAGAAGGGGCAATGAGGGAAACCTGGGAGGAAGCACGTGCAGAAGTGGAAGTTCTGTCGCCCTTTGCTCAATTGGACATGCCTCTTATTGGCCAAGTAAGGAAGAGCAGCTTCAGCTTATTCTTATGatttgttttttagccattgaAGATATTTGTTTATTGGTTTATTCCTTTCTGGGGCAGACTTACATCATTTTCTTAGCAAGGCTGAAGAAGCCGAACTTCTCACCAGGCCCAGAATCATTAGAATGCCTTCTTTTTGCACTTGAGGGTATACCTTTCTTTGGCATTCTCATCAATGTCAGTGACCTTAAATTTGGTAGGAGCCTGTCTTGCACCGTAATTCATaagaacttcttttttttatgctctgatatatttgttgttgttgtttcttcttgATGTTTCAGCATGTTGAGGATTTGAAGACTGGAAGGTTGAAGTTTCACTATGGTACCATCAATAAAAGGTATTTACTTCTTTTTCAGTTGGAATTATGTAAATATTTACTTGAAATTCCTTTGAGTGAGGGGAGTTCAAAATCTTTTCTTGTATTGTTAATTTTAGAGCTGGAAAAGAAGCCTCTTTTTCTCACTGCTGTGGTTGTGGAAACTGGCAGAATTTAAAAAGTTACTCATATGGTTAAGGATGCATTAGATCAATGAAGTAATCATATCATGTTTTGTCCAAAATATTTGGGATTTTCCAGATAATCTTGTCATGCCATCCAGGTGTTAAATTAACCATATTCCAAAACATGTTAGTAAATCAGGGATGGTGATATTCGTGTGTCTGTAACTGAATCTAGTTTCAACATAGCTGTCGTAATGGATTATTTACTTAGGGTTTAAAATCCTGATTATATAATAAAACCTATtgctgttttttgtttttgtcactCTTAGGTTTAGGGCCTGTATAACATACGCCTACTTCCATAACTCTCGGCCGATTTCTCTTATTTGCTTGTTCCATAATGATTTTCCTTGGTCGGAGAAGTGATAATAAGTCCACTACATGACAGTTTATGATATAGAAAAACCCCACAGTGGATAGCAGTAATCGTCGACTTTGTTTGCTAAGATGGAAAAGATGAAGGATTGACGGAGTTAAGGAGAGGGTTTACTCCAGTTCCCCAACAAAGTCCTAACATAAATACTTAATGTTTCCGCTGCTCCCCACTCCTGAATCGGCTATTCCACTTTGGAGACTCACTCACTTCCTTCTCGTTTTGTCCCTTCTGTTATTAATCAATCTTCTCATCTGTAAATGGTTTGCAGCAGCTAAATGAATGTAACTTCTATGATtgtgtgaaaatgattaaagTTGGTTTTGCTTAGAAATTTAAGCTCTTTCAACACGGAAAGTAAGGTTCTTAGCAGCAATGTTATTGCATACTAAATCCGCGACATATTTTGGATTAGCTTATTAGTGTAATTTGATTCTCTTTAAAAAATTGTCGGCAACCCGGTACAAGCCCTTCAGATATTCGTGCCTATACCCTTGATTACTATTTTTTGCAGTCTTGACTCGAAAAGATAACCAATATGCTGCACGCAGAGTGTGATCCTTGATAGCTgggattgatttttgtttcgccTATTCTTTTTGTTTCCATCGATGGAGGTAGGGTTGATCAAGTGGCGACTTCAGAAACGGCTTCTTCAATATGTTTACTCGGGGGGCCAtttctcatattcttcttcttgttttatatGCCATCCCCTGTATCTCTATTTGTTAACCAAATTGAATAGAAAGAGAATGTAAAGAAACCATTTGTCATTTTTGCCTTATATGAAACTAGTAATCATTCAAGGAGGTCTTGTGTTCTCATGCCATGCCGGTTTCATCTTTCAGACTATGGTGTTCTAATCTTTTCCCTCTCAATGGGCCTCTGTATTTTTGTCTTTGCTGTAATGGATCAACCACTCCAGTTTACCAGTTGAGCAGAGTGGAGCTCTTGTTGTTTGAATGAACGCGGGGGGCCCCAGTACACTTGAAGCATGTAAATTTTCAATTCTGCTTGTCCAACCTACGTATGTAAGTAAATACACATACTTAATACATATACCCGCTACGGGTTCGGCTAGGTTTGATCTCCACGCGGATGTGGTGAGAAGTACGAAATCAAGAACATAAGCAGAATGATAATAGCAAAGGCAGCAATGAATATGAAATGGTCTCTACAAGTCGCATTAACTTGCTGGACAAAACTGCACCGACATCCGTTGTGCAATGTTGAGAGCTTTTTTCCCCCGCAATGATAGCAAAACAGGGTTTTGCATCTGCATTCAAAATTGGATTTCACCAATgagaaaaaacagagagacaGAGACGGACAGAGGAAGAGATTGCATACCTGCATTTGACAACAGAACAACCGTGAAGACGCTCAACACAGTGACCACAATGAGGACATCTTCTCCATTTCTTCTTTTCCATGAGCTCACCGAACAGAACATCATTCCTGTCTCTGCTCTCTTCGCATCCGAATCCGGCATGCCATTCTGTCTTACACTGGAAGCAAAAGACTTGCTTACACTTTGGACACTTGGTTTTTCTCTCTGTTCCTCCACATTCATTCAAAACCAATTCCAAGCAATCCCTGTTAGGGCAATAACTCCTCTCAAATTCTAAAACAGCAGATTCACAGAGAAGATCACACCATCTTAAGAACACTCCTGGTGCGATCATGTCCCTGCAGGAGAGAGGATCAAGAAGGTATGGACAGTTCACTCCAGGGCAGTTGATGTTGCCACCAGAAGTAATACCGTCTTCTTCGACCTTGACTTGTATGTATTTGGATATGCAGTCCTGGCAAAAAGGGTGTGTACAGAGATTTTTGTTCATGAATCTTGCTCTCTAACATGGGTTCTATGCAGATCTCACAGGTGAAGCTTGAGATATCTTGATGTAGAACAGATTGCAGTTGTTCACGTAACTCCCGCTGCTCAGCTCCCTGTTCATCACGTAACCCCTTGAACGCCTCCCACAGGGCCCCAACCCCGCGATCTCCGTCAACCGGGTTGTTGTTTCTGCCTACGTTCTCTGCCATTGAACAAGGGAAAGCCTCACTCCGATACCAACTAACGCAGAACAAAAACTAATAGAAGGTACGATCTTTGTCGATACCTTGAAAAACAAGTAAACTCACAGAATTTGAGAACAAATCTCGAATTCAAGTGTGTCCCAAATTACAATTTAAAGGAGTATATATACTagaaaagaaaccctaaaacccttagaaaagaaaacaaaggaaacCGAATTAAATAAGGAAACATTGAAAGTCGATACCTTGAAAAACAAGTAAACTCATAGAATTTGAGAACAAATCTCGTTTGgactaatattaataaaattcaagtGTGTCCCAAATTACAATTTAAAGGAGTATATATACTAGAAAAGAAATCCTAAAACCCTTAGAAAGGAAAACAAAGGAAACCGAATTAAATAAGGAAACATTGAAAAGTATGCGTAATAATATAAAAGTGTCGCGTAAACCCCTTAAACGTGCGAATTTGAGCCTGAACTCTGCCGTTACGGAGGACAAAATCTCAATAATTTGTGTAAGGCACAAAATTCCCTTTCCGAAAACATATTATGGGCCCCGTAACCCTAGCTTTTGAAAGCCCATAACTTTCAATCCGGAGGGAGTTACGGGGCCTATAATATGTTTTCGGAAAGGAATCACAATGTCTATCtaccaacaacttcaatatcaCTTCCCCAGTAcatttgaagcatgaaaatgttCAACTCTGCTTGTCCAACCTACGTATGTAAGTAAATACACATACTTAATACATATACCCGCTACGGGTTCGGCTAGGCTAGGTTTGATCTCCACGCCGATGTGGTGACAAGTACAAAATCAAGAACATAAGCAGAATGATGATAGCAAAGGCAGCAATGAATATGAAATGGTCTCTACAACTCGTATGAACTTGCTGGACAAAACTGCACCCACATCCGTTGTGCAATGTTGTGAGCTTTTCCCCGCAATGATAGCAAAATTGGGTTTTGCATCTGCATTCAAAATCGGATTTTCATGATTAAAGATCAGAAAAATAGTCACCCATgagaaaaaacagagagagggagagagacagAGGAAGAGATTGCATACCTGCATTTGACAACAGAACAACCATGAAGCCGCTCAACACAGTGACCACAATGAGGACATCTTCTCCATTTCTTCTTTTCCATGAGCTCACCAAACAAAACATCATTCCTGTCTCTACTCTCTTCGCATCCGAATCCAGCATGCCATTCAGTCTTACACTGGAAGCAAAAGACTTGCTTACACTTTGGACACTTGGTTTTTCTCTCTGTTCCTCCACATTCATTCAAAACCAATTCCAAGCAATCCCTGTTAGGGCAGTAGCTCCTCCTCTCAAATTCTAAAACAGCAGATTCACAGAGAAGATCACACCATCTTAAGAACACTCCTGGTGAGATCATGTCCCTGCAGGAGAGAGGATCAAGAAGGTATGGACAGTTCAGTCCAGGGCAGTTGATGTTACCACCAGAAGTAATACCGTCTTCTTCGACCTTGACTTGTATGTATTTGGATATGCAGTCCTGGCAAAAAGGGTGTGTACAGTGGGTTTTGTTTATGAATTTCTTGCTCTTTAACATGGGTTCTATGCAGATCTCACAGGTGAAGCTTGAGATATCTTCATTCTCTGTTTCTCTGGGAGTATTATTAGCTGGgttttctatttgtttttcCAATGAGTTTCCCATGAAACAAAAATGAGATTTTTCGCTGAAGGATTTTCTTGTGAGTGCTTGGGATGATGATTTAGAACTAAAGAGAGACAATTATGTGCGACGATAAGAGATGCATTCTGGGAATCATCACTGGTCTGAAGGTACAAATCCCACCCCTCGACCCTTCTGTTTTAAGGTTGGAATCCCATCTCACTCCCTATCAAGCTTTGTTTTTCTAAAATTTCTTTTTATGGGTAAGTGGGGAAAAAGGATGATAACCTTAATAGTCACACATTCCATGCAATTAAGTTTGTTGCAACAGTTAAATCATCCCACCCAATACGTCAGTTGAaaaaagaaacttttttttttcttcaattttcttcttcatctgaaCTGTAGAAATTCTAGTTTAAAACATCAAGACATATGGTGGTTAGCGTCCAGTATCCTGCAACCCCACTACCATTACTAGAAAGATAAACTTTAATACCATCTTACCATTTTTAAAGCATTCACATGTGAACCAATGAATTTTATGGCATAGTGGTCCCATATATCTCAAAATCTTCACTTACTGCAAAATGTATGCCAGATAGATGACTTCATGTACTCTTATGGCCAAAAAGGTATAGAAACTCTGATCAAAACACAACTAAATTTGTGAAATGCACAAGTTTGATTCTTCTCTCGTCTCTTCTTCATTTGCTCCCAATTTGATAAAGGGGAGCACGTGGAACAAATATGCATATGCTTCAACAAGGAATGAATGCAGCACACTTTCTTCATAACCCAAGTGATATCATCTCTCACACAAGCAGTAAAGGTCAAGGAGCAATGTGGAGAGCAAAATATGAAAAGATTGATCTTTTCAAATCATATAGTAGGAAGGAGAGATCAGATCATGTGCATCCCAGCCAAATGAATGTTCTCACGGTTTATCTTCCAAGACCAGCATAGCCTGAAGACAGTAGTAGTCAAACAAAATAAGATGTTTCGAGTAATCAAACAGAGTGAAAGAAAAAAGGCCCATGCATGAACTATGCCATGAATTTAAGGGGGAACAACCCATTCCCAGGCCAGAATTCTGCCTTAGCACACCACTTTTAATGGCAGCTAAAGagcaatatataataaaaaatacaaaggcGCGTTGATCTTTTAAATATTAATCAGAAACTTGTAAATAATGGTTTCTTAAGTCATATCTAATTATGGCAAGACACAAGTTTATTGCCATACCTAAATGATTATTAAATAATGGGCCTACAAGAGAGAGTATGCCAACAATTCAAGCAACATTACTCGTAACCTCTGAACTACCACTAAATCCGACGGGGGAGGTACATGTCATCTACTAACATGTCCCCAGTGAATCCACTGAGTTGAACAGATCTAAGGCTAACATTTAGCATTCGCGGAAAACCTTTTAAGCAGTGGCCAATTTGTCACATAAAGATTGATATGCTGCGCTGCAAAGTTTGAACTTTTCTTCTGCAACAACCTGCTCAAATACAATAAAAGAATGAAAACCACTTTAACATCATAAATATCAATTTGTCTTGTATTAAAGAGCAAATTGGTCCACTCTAAAGAATTAAACATCCTTCATGGAACTGCTCTATCTTCTAATAGAATAGTAACTGTCGTCATTTCAGATTTCATATATTAGTAGCTTTGTGCAAGGGCTTGTCTCTCTATTCAAGAAGCCAAGAAATGAACTCTCCACATGCCGCCCAACAGCATAAagtcaatgaaaaaaaattgatgactgCTCAGGGAAAGTACCTTGGATGAGCCCTGGTGACGATCTGGATGCCATTTTAGAGCACAGGAACGATATCTGGAAGAGGATCCAAAAGAATGATGCAGTATTCAGTTCAGAGCAATCCTTTTGAAAGTTGGGATGACAAGGACATTGCAATCATATGAAGCTCAAGAGGAACTAATGAGGACTTACGCATTTTTAACCTCTTCAAGTTTTAGTGGGCCCGAAGCAGCCAGTCCAAGGGCCAACCGATCTGGAATCAAATCTCCCTCTGAGCTGTCAGACTCTGTTGAGTAGTCTTCATATTCTTCTTCAACTCGATATCTCCAGTTCCAAgaatttccatagttcttagaATATCCAGATGAGCCGTTCCATCGAGAAGTATCTTCATCTATGAAGGACCAATAAAAGAATTCGCTTCCACCAAATGCAGAATGGAAAATGTTCTCCACTTCAACTTCATCTTCACAAAACTGGAAGTCTTCTGTAACAGAGTTGGAAAGTGTATAAATTTTGAATGCAACTCCAGGACTGGAAATCCAGGACTAAGATATGCTATATAGAAGCCACAATAACCAATGAAATAAGTATATATAAAGAAGTCATGCTACGAGGGGGATCCCATGCACCAGCCTGATGTGTGTGTATTTCTGTGCAACTATGAGTCTAAGAGAACACATGAAAGCTTAAATGCAATAACTGAG
The window above is part of the Tripterygium wilfordii isolate XIE 37 chromosome 3, ASM1340144v1, whole genome shotgun sequence genome. Proteins encoded here:
- the LOC119985772 gene encoding probable E3 ubiquitin-protein ligase RNF144A — its product is MGNSLEKQIENPANNTPRETENEDISSFTCEICIEPMLKSKKFINKTHCTHPFCQDCISKYIQVKVEEDGITSGGNINCPGLNCPYLLDPLSCRDMISPGVFLRWCDLLCESAVLEFERRSYCPNRDCLELVLNECGGTERKTKCPKCKQVFCFQCKTEWHAGFGCEESRDRNDVLFGELMEKKKWRRCPHCGHCVERLHGCSVVKCRCKTQFCYHCGEKLTTLHNGCGCSFVQQVHTSCRDHFIFIAAFAIIILLMFLILYLSPHRRGDQT
- the LOC119985781 gene encoding uncharacterized protein LOC119985781 isoform X2, producing MNSAVKAAIFSAQINPILLRASFFHSTPVLERKRRNSWNASSKSTYYSRRFRKLHSKQSLLRNVSAYADLLFEGWRNEFNEGDPSSSGGTSWFKKKYSKGSGRCWTSSQGSQRRGKNFQFCEDEVEVENIFHSAFGGSEFFYWSFIDEDTSRWNGSSGYSKNYGNSWNWRYRVEEEYEDYSTESDSSEGDLIPDRLALGLAASGPLKLEEVKNAYRSCALKWHPDRHQGSSKVVAEEKFKLCSAAYQSLCDKLATA
- the LOC119985781 gene encoding uncharacterized protein LOC119985781 isoform X1, which produces MNSAVKAAIFSAQINPILLRASFFHSTPVLERKRRNSWNASSKSTYYSRRFRKLHSKQSLLRNVSAYADLLFEGWRNEFNEGDPSSSGGTSWFKKKYSKGSGRCWTSSQGSQRRGKKDFQFCEDEVEVENIFHSAFGGSEFFYWSFIDEDTSRWNGSSGYSKNYGNSWNWRYRVEEEYEDYSTESDSSEGDLIPDRLALGLAASGPLKLEEVKNAYRSCALKWHPDRHQGSSKVVAEEKFKLCSAAYQSLCDKLATA
- the LOC119985781 gene encoding uncharacterized protein LOC119985781 isoform X3; the encoded protein is MNSAVKAAIFSAQINPILLRASFFHSTPVLERKRRNSWNASSGWRNEFNEGDPSSSGGTSWFKKKYSKGSGRCWTSSQGSQRRGKKDFQFCEDEVEVENIFHSAFGGSEFFYWSFIDEDTSRWNGSSGYSKNYGNSWNWRYRVEEEYEDYSTESDSSEGDLIPDRLALGLAASGPLKLEEVKNAYRSCALKWHPDRHQGSSKVVAEEKFKLCSAAYQSLCDKLATA